A segment of the Niveibacterium umoris genome:
TCGGACGCCATTCGCTCGATTGCAGCGATGCGTTCGTCGTCGCTTCCGGCAAAGCGCTGTTCGCAACACAGCAAGGAGCGGTCGCGCTTGACCAGGTGGCCCCGCGCGAGCAAAGCCATTTCAGCGCGATCGACCGCGGTCGGGTCGGCGAGAAAGCCGGAAGGTGCGAATAAGCCAAAGGTTGCCATGGGGCGGCAGTGTAGCGCCCCCGGCCGGATCAGGCGATCAGCGTGCGGCTGCGCCGGGCGGCAAAGAAACTGGAGAGCAATCCGCCACAGTCATCGGCAAGCAGACCCCCCTCGATCACCGCATGATGATTGAGCTGGCCCACAGCGAAGAGGTCGGTGACGCTACCTGCCACCCCTGTCTTGGGGTCACGTGCGCCGAATACGACCCGCGCGATGCGGGAATGAAAGATTGCGCCGCTGCACATCGCGCAAGGCTCCAGCGTCACATAGAGCGTGCAGCCGGGCAGACGGTAGTTTTCAAGGTTCTGGCCCGCATCGCGCAGTGCCATGACTTCAGCGTGAGCTGTCGGATCACTGCGCAGGATCGGTTGATTGAAACCGCGACCGACCACGATGCCCTCACGAACGACCAGCGCCCCGACCGGAACTTCGCCGGCGGAACCCGCCTCACGTGCGAGCGCGAGCGCCTCGCGCATGAAGGTCTCGTCTTCCGCCAGGAAACTCATTTCTCAGGCGCCCCGCCCCCGCGCCGCCAGGATGCAAGCAGCAAAGTCGCAAGCCCGAGCAGGATCTCGTCGATGAACGGAATCACATCCGGTATCACCAGGTCGAGCAGGAACAGGACGAGCATCACAAGAAACAACTGCGGAAAGCGCAGCCTCTCGGCGTAACGAAGCAATGCGCCCGGCAGAAATCCGCTGAGCAAACGCGAAATGGCCATCCTGATTCCTCCTGCCTCTCAGCGCGCGATCATTCCCACTCGATCGTCGCCGGCGGTTTCCCGGAGACGTCGTACACCACCCGGTTGATGCCGCGCACTTCATTGATGATGCGATTCGAGACGCGACCGAGCAGGTCGTATGGCAGATGCGCCCAATGCGCAGTCATGAAGTCTTGCGTCTGAACGGCGCGCAGCGCGACGACATAGTCGTAGGTGCGGCCGTCGCCCATTACGCCAACGCTCTTGACCGGCAGAAACACTGCAAAGGCCTGGCTGGTGAGTTCGTACCAAGTCTTGCCGGAGTTTTCGTCGACCGTTTTGTGCAACTCTTCGATAAAGATCGCGTCGGCGCGGCGCAGCAGATCGGCGTAGTCCTTCTTTACTTCCCCAAGAATGCGCACGCCGAGGCCCGGGCCAGGGAACGGATGACGATAGACCATGTTGTGCGGCAGCCCGAGGGCCACGCCCAATGCGCGCACCTCGTCCTTGAACAACTCGCGCAGCGGTTCGAGGAGCTTCAGGTGCAGCGTATCGGGCAAACCCCCAACGTTGTGGTGACTCTTGATCGTCGTGGCCTTCTTCGACTTCGCGCCGCCCGACTCGACCACATCCGGGTAGATCGTTCCCTGTGCCAGCCACTTGGCATTACTCAACTTCCCGGACTCGCTCTGAAATACCTCAACGAATTCCTTGCCGATGATTTTGCGCTTTACTTCCGGATCGGTCTCGCCGGCGAGCTTGCCCATGAACTGCGCACTGGCATCTACATGGATAACCTTTACGCCCATGTTGCGCGCGAACATGTCCATCACCATCTCCGCCTCGTTCAGGCGCAACAGACCATGATCGACGAACACACAGGTCAGCTGGTCACCAATCGCGCGATGCAACAGCGCTGCCGCCACTGAAGAGTCGACTCCGCCCGAAAGACCGAGGATCACCTCCTCGTTGCCGACCTGCTGGCGGATCTTCTCGACCGCCTCTGCGATGTAATCGCTCATGATCCAGTCCGGCTTCGCGCCGCAGATCTCTCGTACGAAACGCTGCAGGATCGCCGGCCCCTGCAGGGTATGCGTCACTTCAGGGTGGAACTGGACCGCGTAGAAGCGGCGATCCTCATCGGCCATCGCGGCGATCGGGCAGGAAGGCGTCGAGGCCATCAGCTTGAAGCCCGGCGGCATCTCAACCACCTTGTCACCGTGACTCATCCAGACCTTGAGCATGCCGTGACCTTCGATGGTGCGGAAATCCTCGACACCACCGAGCAGGCGCGTGTGGCCGTGCGCACGGACTTCCGCATAGCCGAATTCGCGCTCCTTGCCCGGCTCGACCCGCCCGCCGAGCTGCTGCGCCATCGTTTGCATGCCATAGCAGATTCCCAGCACCGGCACGCCGAGTTCGAACACCGCTTGCGGTGCCTTGTCGGTCGCTTCTTCGTAGGCCGACATGTGGCTGCCAGAGAGGATGACGCCCTTGGCACCAAATCCACGCACGAAGTCGTCGGAAACGTCGCAGGGGTGAATCTCGCAATAGACGTTTGCCTCGCGGACGCGACGAGCAATCAGTTGGGTGACCTGGGAGCCGAAGTCGAGAATCAGGATCTTGTCGTGCATGGCAGTCTTCGCTGTGGGGTGTTGCGCTGAATGAGCAAGGGGCAAGGCTCGCGCCTTACCCCTTGATTCGAACCGTTGTCGCGTGCGACCTCAGTCGATGTGATAGTTCGGTGCTTCCTTGGTGATCTGCACGTCGTGTACATGCGATTCGCGCATCCCGGCAGACGTGATCTCAACGAATTCCGCACGGGCATGCATGTCGGCAATCGACGCACATCCAACATAGCCCATCGACGAACGCACGCCGCCCATGAGCTGGTGGATCACCGCGGTGACCGGCCCCTTGTACGGCACACGGCCTTCGATGCCTTCCGGAACCAGCTTGTCGGCATTGCCTTCGTTGTCCTGGAAATAGCGATCGCTGGAGCCTTGCTGCATCGCACCGAGCGAACCCATGCCGCGATAGCTCTTGTACGAACGGCCCTGATACAGAACCGTCTCACCGGGCGCCTCTTCGGTACCCGCGAACAGCCCGCCGAGCATGACGCACGAAGCGCCCGCAGCAATCGCCTTCGAAATGTCACCCGAGAAGCGGATGCCACCATCGGCAATCAGCGGCACGCCAGTTCCTGCAAGCGCGCTGGCCACGTTGTCCACCGCGGTAATCTGCGGAACGCCGACGCCTGCAACGATACGCGTGGTGCAGATCGAGCCGGGGCCAATGCCGACCTTGACGCCGTCGGCGCCGTTATCGACGAGGGCGCGCGCCGCATCGCCGGTAGCAATATTGCCGCCGATGACCTGGACTTTGGGGAAGGTCTTCTTGACCCAGTTGACGCGTTCAAGCACGCCCTGCGAGTGGCCGTGCGCGGTATCGACAATCATCACGTCGACACCCGCTTCCACCAGCAATTCCGCACGTTCTTCGGTACCTGCGCCGACACTGATCGCGGCACCGACGAGCAAGCGACCCAGATCATCCTTGGCGGCGAGCGGGTGCTCGGTCGATTTGAGGATGTCCTTCACGGTCATCAGACCGCACAGTTCCCCGGCGTCGTTGAGCACCAGCACGCGTTCGAGACGGTGCTTGTGCATCAGGATCTTGGCCTCTTCGACCGACGCGCCTTCCTTGACGAAGACGAGGCGCTCGCGAGGGGTCATGATCGCGGAAACAGGCTGGTCATACTGCGTTTCGAAGCGAAGGTCGCGATTGGTCACGATACCAACGACGCGCTTGCCTTCGACCACCGGCAGGCCGGAGATGCGATGCTGGCGGGTAACGGCGATGACTTCGCGCACGCTCATCGAAGGCGGCACGGTAATCGGATCCTTCAATACGCCAGACTCGAACCGCTTCACTTTCGCGACTTCACGGGCCTGATCGCGGGCGCTCAGGTTCTTGTGAACGATCCCGATGCCGCCTTCCTGGGCGAGCGCGATGGCAAGCCGCGCTTCGGTTACCGTATCCATTGCGGCGGAAACCAGCGGAATGTTGAGGCGGATATTGCGAGTCAGTTGCGTTGCAAGGCTGACATCGCGGGGCAGAACCGTGGAGTGGGCGGGGACGAGAAGGACATCGTCGAACGTCAGTGCTTTCCTGACGAGTCGCATGGCTGTCATCCTTTCGGGCAAATACGTATTATACCGGGATGCCGGTTTTGCCGGCAAATCAACGGTTTCGCGGAGCTACTGCATGAAGCACCTGACGCTCGTACTGCTATTCGCGCTCGGCGCGCAAGGGATAGCCCTCGCCGGCGATGTCTACACCTGGAAAGACAAGAACGGTGTTGTGCACTACGCCGATCAACCACCATCGGATGTGGATGCGAAGCAGGTCCGCAGCAACGCGCCTAGCTCCGGTATCGGCAGCACGCAGAGCGAGCTAACGAAAGCGGATAAGGATTTCAAGGAAAAGCAGTCAAAACAGGGCGAAGCGGACAAGAAAACCGAAGAAGCGGCTGCCCGCAAGGCTGCGCGCGATCAATCATGCAACGCGTTGCGCAGCCGGATCGCGTTGTTTGAACAGGGTGGCCGGATTGCGACGAATGAGGGCGGCGAACGCGTGTTGCTGTCGGACGACCAGATCGCCGCGGAACTCTCGAAGATGCGGACGCGTCAGGCCGCCGAGTGCAAGTGACGCGCCAGAATTGATGCAGATATCAGGAGGCTTCGGCCTCCTGTTTTTTATGCCTCGCCGCCGCCTTTCTTCATGAGCTTTCCGTCTTCGGCGCGCTTGCGACGCACTTCTTTTGGATCGGCCAGCAGCGGGCGATAGATTTCGACGCGATCGCGGTCCTTGAGTACCGTGTCAGGCTTCGATAGCTTGCCGAAAACGCCGACTTTCAAATTTGAGCGATCAATTTCGGGGTGCTTTTGCAGCATTCCGGATGCGTCGATGGCCTGCTGTATCGAGCTGCCTTCCGGAAGCGCCAGGGATATGACATCCGCCTTGTGCGGTCGCGCATAAACCACTTCTACATGCATCGGTTGTGACCTCAGTTATGCTGCTCGGAGCACTTCGGCGCGTTTGACGAAGGCGTCCACAAACGTATTTGCGATGTGGTGAAAGACCGGACCCACGGCCTTTTCAATGAGTTTGTTCGAAAACTCATACCTGAGGCTGAATTCGATCTTGCACGCGGTATCACCCAAGGGCGTGAAAACCCAGTCGCCGGCAAGGTGATGAAACGGCCCTTCGACAAGGCGAATGTCCATCCGTGTTGGATAGTCTTTGGCATTCTCAGTGGCGAAATGCGATTTGATGCCGTGGTAGCTGATATGCAGGCGCGCCGATGTGTGAACATCGGTTCGCGCGAGTACCTCGCTTCCGCCACACCACGGCAGGAACGCGGGATAGTCCTCTACCCGATCGACCAGATCGAACATCTGGACAGGCGTGAACTCAACCAGAACAAGTTTACGGACTTCCGCCATGAGCAGGGCGACACGATATCGGAATTGTTAGAATCCACCATTTTAGCGGCTCAACCCGCTTTGGGCATCCGGCATACACATGAGCATCATCGACAACCGCAAGGCTACGCACGATTACTTCATCGAAGAGCGCTTCGAAGCCGGAATGGTGCTCGAAGGCTGGGAAGTCAAGGCGATTCGCGATGGCCGGGTGCAGATCAAGGAGGCCTATGTGATCGTGCGCGACGCGGAGATCTTCGTGATCGGTATGCACATCAGCCCGCTGCCTACCGCTTCCACGCACATCAAACCCGACCCGGTTCGGACCCGCAAACTGCTGCTGAACGCTGGTGAGATCTCACGCCTGATCGGCAAGAGCGAGCGCGCTGGGTATGCATTGGTTCCGCTCGATCTGCACTACACCAAGGGTCGCATCAAGATGGCGATCGGCTTGGGTAAGGGCAAGAAGATGTTCGACAAGCGCGAATCGGAGAAGGAGCGCGACTGGGAGCGCGAAAAGCAGCGCCTCGTCCGCGACAAACGGGCATAAAAAACGGCGGGCATGGCCCGCCGTTGTGCTGTTCGGACTCAGTGTGTCCGGTGTTCTGCCAGACGCAGCCAGGTGTCGAGCACAGTGTCAGGATTCAGCGAGATGGACTGAATCCCCTCGTCCATCAGCCATTCGGCGAAGTCCGCGTGATCGGATGGCCCTTGCCCGCAGATGCCCACATATTTGCCGAGCCGGTTCGCTGTATTGATGGCCATCTTGAGCAAGGCTTTCACCGCATCGTCGCGTTCATCGAAGGCGTGCGCGACGAGTCCCGAATCACGGTCAAGCCCTAGCGTGAGTTGGGTAAGATCGTTCGATCCGATGGAGAAGCCGTCGTAGTGCTGCAGGAAGGCCTCAGCGAGCAGCGCGTTCGACGGGATCTCGCACATCATGACCAGCTTGAGACCGTTCTCGCCGCGGCGCAGCCCGTTCTCGGCCAACAAATCCACCACCCCCTTGCCCTCGGCAACAGTACGCACAAAAGGCACCATCAGCTGCACGTTCGTCAGGCCGAGTTCATCGCGCACACGGCGCATCGCGATGCATTCGAGTTCAAAACACTCGCGATACGAATTGGCGATGTAGCGGGATGCTCCGCGGAACCCGAGCATCGGGTTTTCCTCTTCCGGTTCGTAGATCTCACCGCCAAGGAGTTTGCGGTATTCGTTCGATTTGAAGTCCGACAAGCGGACGATGACCGGTTTTGGCCAGAACGCCGCAGCAATCGTCGCGACCCCTTCGACCAGTTTCTCGATGAAGAATTGGCGCGGAGTGGCGTAGCCACGCGCACGGCGTTGGATCTCCTCTCGCAAGCCGGCCGGGACCTGCGCAACGTCGAGTACTGCTTTCGGGTGGATGCCGATCATGTTGTTGATGACAAATTCCAGCCGCGCCAGACCCACACCGGCGTTGGGAATCTGGGCAAACTCGAAGGCAAGCTCCGGGTTCCCGACATTCATCATGATCTTCACGGGAATCTCGGGCAGATTACCGGTGTCGCGCGTGATCACCTCGAATTCCAGCTTGCCGCGATACACGTAACCGGTATCGCCTTCCGCACAGGACACCGTCACTGATTCGCCTTCTTCCAGCAACTCGGTGGCGTCGCCGCAGCCGACGATCGCCGGGATGCCCAGTTCGCGCGCGATGATCGCAGCGTGGCAGGTGCGCCCGCCGCGATTGGTCACGATTGCCGAGGCGCGCTTCATGACGGGCTCCCAATTCGGGTCGGTCATGTCGGTTACCAGGATGTCACCGGCCTGAACATGGTTCATCTGCGAAGCATCGGCCACGATGCGCACGACGCCTGCCCCAATCTTCTGGCCGATCGCACGACCTGAGCACAAGACCTTGCCGTGCTGCTTGATCCGGTACTTCTCCATCACATGCCCACTGGCTTGTGACTTCACGGTTTCCGGCCGGGCCTGAAGGATGTAGAGCTTGCCGTCGCCCCCGTCCTTGCCCCATTCGATATCCATCGGGCGCCCGTAGTGCTTCTCGATGATGTCGGCGTAGCGGGCGAGTTCCAGAACATCCGCGTCGGTGATCGAAAAGCGGTTCCGGTCAGCCTCGGGGACATCGACCGTACGCGTCGAACGGCCGGCCGCGCGCGACTCGGTGAACTCCATCTTGATCAACTTGGAACCGAGGTTGCGTCTGATGATCGCTGGCTTCCCCGCTTGCAGCATCGGCTTGTGCACGTAGAACTCGTCCGGATTCACGGCACCCTGCACCACCGTCTCGCCGAGCCCATAGGCCGCCGTGATGAAGATTGCATCCTTGAAGCCCGACTCGGTGTCGAGCGTGAACATCACGCCCGAGGCGCCCAGGTCCGATCTGACCATGCGCTGCACGCCGGCCGACAAGGCCACGTCCGCATGTACAAACCCCTTATGCACCCGGTAAGCAATGGCGCGATCGTTGTACAGCGAGGCGAATACCTCCTTGATGGCGTGCAGGATGTTCTCGTAACCATGCACGTTCAAGAACGACTCCTGCTGCCCTGCAAACGAGGCATCCGGTAGATCTTCTGCTGTCGCTGAAGACCGCACTGCGAACGACCCCTCCCCTTCCATCGCGAGGCGTTCGTAGTGCGACTTGATCTCGGCTTCCAGGGCGCCCGGAAACGGCGTTTCGACGATCCAGCCCCGGATTTGCGCCCCCGCGCGAACCAGAGCTTCGACATCGTCCACGTCCAGCGCATCCAGTACCGCGTTGATGCGACCGGCGAGCCCCCCATGCGCGAGGAACTCGCGGTAAGCGTCTGCAGTCGTCGCGAACCCACCCGGCACCCTTACGTGCGATGCCGCCAGCTGACTGATCATCTCGCCGAGCGAGGCGTTCTTGCCGCCGACTGCGTGCACGTCCGTCATGCGCAGCGATTCGAACGGTATGACATAGCGGCTCATGGCTTTAGCCTTTCGTTGTAAGTTAACTGCGATAACAGGAAAATCCCATTCTAGTCAGCCTTCTTGCTGCACCGCATCGACGTTTTCCCTGATCCCGGAGCCCGCCCGTGACTTTGCAACAACGCCAGACTCGCACCGTTTTCTTTGTTTCCGACGGCACCGGCATCACCGCGGAGACGCTCGGCCACAGCCTGCTGGCCCAGTTCCCGGAGGCCAAGTTCCGCCATGTCCGCGTGCCCTTCATCGACTCGGTCGACAAGGCGAAGGACGCAGTCTTCCGGATCAATGATGCGGGCAAGCGGGACGGCATGCGCCCGCTGGTCGTGTCGACGCTGGTCAATCAAGTCACTGCGGATACGCTTCGGCAGGCGCAGGCGCACTTCGTCGACCTGTTCCTGACCTTCATTGAACCGCTCGAGATGGAACTGGGGATGAAGTCGGCCCATACCATCGGTCGATTCCACGGTATTGCGGACGGGAGCAGCTACACGCGTCGCATAGATGCAATCAACTTCACGCTGTCTCACGACGACGGTGTTTCGCACGAGAACCTGGACGAAGCGGACGTGATCCTGGTTGGGGTGTCGCGTTCGGGCAAGACGCCGACCAGCCTGTACCTGGCGATGCAATTTGGTGTGCGAGCGGCGAACTACCCGCTGATCCCGGAAGATTTCGAACGCAACCGGATTCCCCAGGAGCTGACCAAGCACCGCACGAAATTGTTCGGGCTCACGATTACTCCGGAACGCCTGTCCCAGATACGCCAGGAGCGCCGACCGAACAGCGTTTATGCGTCACTGGAGAACTGCAAATTTGAAATCGAGGCGGCCTCCCGGCTGATGCGGAGGGAGCAGATTCCCTTTATTGACTCGACGGCACGTTCGATCGAAGAAATCTCCGCCAAGATCATGCAGGACATCCGGATCGACAAGAACGGCTTTTGATCAGGATGCAGCCGTCGCGCGCTGCCGCCGTTGTTCGAACAGGCAGATCGCTGCAGCTGCCGCTACGTTGAGCGATTCGACGCCCTCGGCCATCGGGATCAGGATGCCGTGTCTGGCCAGCGCGGCCACTTCGGCGGACAAACCCTGCCCTTCGGCGCCGAAGACCCAGGCACTCGCGCCACGCAGATCGCGTTCAAACAAGGAGGTAGCCCCATCGAGCCGGGTTGCCATCACGGTCCCTGGATAGCCCCGGAGCAAAGCGACGAGGTTTTCGGTTTCGTGAATGTGCAGGTGGAAATGCGCACCCATTCCGGCTCGAAGTACCTTCGGCCCCCACGCCTGGGCGCAACCCGGACCCAGTACGGCAGCGCGCACACCCGCGGCAGCTGCGGTCCGCAACATTGTGCCGACGTTGCCCGCGTCCTGAACGCCATCGAGCACAAGCCAGTCATCAAAAGGATCGGGCGCGTCGGTATTGCGCGTCCATTGCACGGTGGCGAGGATTCCCGCAGGCGTTTCAACTGGGCTGATCGTTCGGAACAATGGATCGGGCAGTACAAAGCAAGGCGTCGGCTTCGCCGCAACCAATAGCGCTGATACCTCGGTGGTTTCGCGCGCCGACTCGGCAATCACGATCTCGCCGAGCGACCGCGAAGCCGCAATCGCTGCCTCGACGAGATGCACGCCATCGAGCACGGTGACGCCCTCCTCCCGACGTGTGCGTGCCGACTCACTCAGTTTGCGAAGGCGTTTGAGCAGCGGATTGTCACGGGAGGTAATCGGCTTGAGCATCGTGAGTGCTGATCGTTCGGTTGGGATAGGCGTCAAATCGTGCGCCAGAAAACCTTTGAATCAGAAGAGTCGACCTTGCGCGAGTATTTCTCGAACGGGAGAAAACGTGGTTCGGTAGAAGTCGGGGACCCCATGTTGGCGAAGTGCAGCCATGTGGGCGGCCGTTGGATACCCCTTGTGCTGTGCCAGACCGAGGTGGGGATAGCGTTCGTGCAAGGCTTCCATTTGTGCGTCACGAACTGTCTTCGCAAGGATCGACGCTGCGGAGATTTCTTCGACCTTGGCGTCGCCTCCGACCACCGCGCGCACTGTGCAATCGAGGTCAGGGCACCGGTTGCCATCTACCCACACTTCGGCTGGCGAGACGCCAAGCGCCTGCACCGCACGTTTCATCGCAAGCATTGTGGCACCGAGAATATTGAGTTGATCGATCTCGGCAGGCGAGGCTTCCGCCACACTCCAAGCCAGTGCGCGCTCTCGTATCTGCAAGGCGAGCGCAACACGCTTCTTCGCGGAGAGCGCTTTCGAATCGTCCAAGCCCGATATAGGGCGCTGCGGATCAAGGATGACGGCCGCCGCGACGACTGCGCCACACAGCGGCCCACGCCCGGCTTCATCGACACCAGCGAGCAATCCCACGGGGCGCTGTAACGTGGTCATGGAGCCTTGCCACCAATCATTCCGAGAATCGCATCCGCGGCACGGCTCGCGTTGTCCTTGCGCAGACTCAGGTGCAGCGATTTGAAGCGTTCGGTCAGAGCTGAAACCCCGTCGGTGTCGTCGAGCCACTTGAGTGAAGCTTCGGCGAGCTTTTGCGGTTCGCAATCTTCCTGCAACAGCTCTGGCACCAGGAATTCCTTGCACAGGATATTCGGGAGCCCGACGTACGGCAGGTACATCATTTTCTTGATGATCCGGTACGACCAAGGAGCGATCTTGTACGCAATCACCATCGGCCGCTTCAGCAGGGCCGCCTCCAGCGCAGCGGTACCACTTGCCAACAAGACGACATCAGAGGCGGTCATGGCCTCGTGGCTATGTCCGAACATCAGTTTCAGCGGGAAATCGGCTGGTAGTTCGGCGGCAAGCATGGCGTGCTCAAACAGTGCACGGGTTTCGCGCGTCACCAGCGGAACAAGAAAGCGAACATCCGGCCGCGCTTCATGAATGCGTTTGGCCGCGCCCACGAAATCCGCAGCCAGTTTGCGCACCTCACCCTCGCGGCTGCCCGGCATCAGTGTGATGATCTGGGCATCCCGAGGAAGACACAGCCGTTCTCGCTCGCCTTGCCGATCAGGCTCCAGTTCAAATTCGTCGGCGAGCGGATGGCCAACGAAGGTGGCTGGAAGACCGACCCGCTGATAGAGCTCTGGTTCGAATGGAAAGAGGCATAAGACGTGGTCGGCCGACCGCTTGATCTTGTTGACGCGGCCGCCTCGCCAGGCCCAAACCGAAGGGCTGACGTAATGGACCGTCGGAATACCCGATGCTTTCAGACGCCGTTCGACACCAAGATTGAAATCCGGTGCGTCTATGCCGATGAAGACATCGGGCGCCTCACGTTTGATTCCGGCCAAGAGTTCACGCCGGATGCTCAGCAGTTCTGGCAGACGGCGCAGTGCGTCGGCGAATCCGTTCACTGCCAAGCGCTCGGCAGGAAACCAGGACTCCATACCCTCCCGGACCATGGAAGGGCCGCCGATACCGACAAAGCGTGCGTCCGGCAAGCGACGCTTGATCGCGGCCATCAGGCGACACCCCAATAGATCGCCCGACGCCTCGCCGGCGACCATCGCAATACAGACCGCCATCAGCGAACGATGCCGCGCCCGGCTACAGAGATGAAGTCAACCATGGGTTGCACTTCCTTGACGGACTGGGCGAGTTCAGCAAGTTGAATACGCGCTTCTTCAAGTGTGTTGCCGTTGCGATACAAGATT
Coding sequences within it:
- a CDS encoding RnfH family protein; translated protein: MHVEVVYARPHKADVISLALPEGSSIQQAIDASGMLQKHPEIDRSNLKVGVFGKLSKPDTVLKDRDRVEIYRPLLADPKEVRRKRAEDGKLMKKGGGEA
- a CDS encoding DUF4124 domain-containing protein produces the protein MKHLTLVLLFALGAQGIALAGDVYTWKDKNGVVHYADQPPSDVDAKQVRSNAPSSGIGSTQSELTKADKDFKEKQSKQGEADKKTEEAAARKAARDQSCNALRSRIALFEQGGRIATNEGGERVLLSDDQIAAELSKMRTRQAAECK
- the ppsA gene encoding phosphoenolpyruvate synthase, which gives rise to MSRYVIPFESLRMTDVHAVGGKNASLGEMISQLAASHVRVPGGFATTADAYREFLAHGGLAGRINAVLDALDVDDVEALVRAGAQIRGWIVETPFPGALEAEIKSHYERLAMEGEGSFAVRSSATAEDLPDASFAGQQESFLNVHGYENILHAIKEVFASLYNDRAIAYRVHKGFVHADVALSAGVQRMVRSDLGASGVMFTLDTESGFKDAIFITAAYGLGETVVQGAVNPDEFYVHKPMLQAGKPAIIRRNLGSKLIKMEFTESRAAGRSTRTVDVPEADRNRFSITDADVLELARYADIIEKHYGRPMDIEWGKDGGDGKLYILQARPETVKSQASGHVMEKYRIKQHGKVLCSGRAIGQKIGAGVVRIVADASQMNHVQAGDILVTDMTDPNWEPVMKRASAIVTNRGGRTCHAAIIARELGIPAIVGCGDATELLEEGESVTVSCAEGDTGYVYRGKLEFEVITRDTGNLPEIPVKIMMNVGNPELAFEFAQIPNAGVGLARLEFVINNMIGIHPKAVLDVAQVPAGLREEIQRRARGYATPRQFFIEKLVEGVATIAAAFWPKPVIVRLSDFKSNEYRKLLGGEIYEPEEENPMLGFRGASRYIANSYRECFELECIAMRRVRDELGLTNVQLMVPFVRTVAEGKGVVDLLAENGLRRGENGLKLVMMCEIPSNALLAEAFLQHYDGFSIGSNDLTQLTLGLDRDSGLVAHAFDERDDAVKALLKMAINTANRLGKYVGICGQGPSDHADFAEWLMDEGIQSISLNPDTVLDTWLRLAEHRTH
- the ppsR gene encoding pyruvate, water dikinase regulatory protein, whose product is MQQRQTRTVFFVSDGTGITAETLGHSLLAQFPEAKFRHVRVPFIDSVDKAKDAVFRINDAGKRDGMRPLVVSTLVNQVTADTLRQAQAHFVDLFLTFIEPLEMELGMKSAHTIGRFHGIADGSSYTRRIDAINFTLSHDDGVSHENLDEADVILVGVSRSGKTPTSLYLAMQFGVRAANYPLIPEDFERNRIPQELTKHRTKLFGLTITPERLSQIRQERRPNSVYASLENCKFEIEAASRLMRREQIPFIDSTARSIEEISAKIMQDIRIDKNGF
- a CDS encoding TrmH family RNA methyltransferase, whose protein sequence is MLKPITSRDNPLLKRLRKLSESARTRREEGVTVLDGVHLVEAAIAASRSLGEIVIAESARETTEVSALLVAAKPTPCFVLPDPLFRTISPVETPAGILATVQWTRNTDAPDPFDDWLVLDGVQDAGNVGTMLRTAAAAGVRAAVLGPGCAQAWGPKVLRAGMGAHFHLHIHETENLVALLRGYPGTVMATRLDGATSLFERDLRGASAWVFGAEGQGLSAEVAALARHGILIPMAEGVESLNVAAAAAICLFEQRRQRATAAS
- a CDS encoding type II toxin-antitoxin system RatA family toxin, with protein sequence MAEVRKLVLVEFTPVQMFDLVDRVEDYPAFLPWCGGSEVLARTDVHTSARLHISYHGIKSHFATENAKDYPTRMDIRLVEGPFHHLAGDWVFTPLGDTACKIEFSLRYEFSNKLIEKAVGPVFHHIANTFVDAFVKRAEVLRAA
- the guaA gene encoding glutamine-hydrolyzing GMP synthase; protein product: MHDKILILDFGSQVTQLIARRVREANVYCEIHPCDVSDDFVRGFGAKGVILSGSHMSAYEEATDKAPQAVFELGVPVLGICYGMQTMAQQLGGRVEPGKEREFGYAEVRAHGHTRLLGGVEDFRTIEGHGMLKVWMSHGDKVVEMPPGFKLMASTPSCPIAAMADEDRRFYAVQFHPEVTHTLQGPAILQRFVREICGAKPDWIMSDYIAEAVEKIRQQVGNEEVILGLSGGVDSSVAAALLHRAIGDQLTCVFVDHGLLRLNEAEMVMDMFARNMGVKVIHVDASAQFMGKLAGETDPEVKRKIIGKEFVEVFQSESGKLSNAKWLAQGTIYPDVVESGGAKSKKATTIKSHHNVGGLPDTLHLKLLEPLRELFKDEVRALGVALGLPHNMVYRHPFPGPGLGVRILGEVKKDYADLLRRADAIFIEELHKTVDENSGKTWYELTSQAFAVFLPVKSVGVMGDGRTYDYVVALRAVQTQDFMTAHWAHLPYDLLGRVSNRIINEVRGINRVVYDVSGKPPATIEWE
- the smpB gene encoding SsrA-binding protein SmpB, with product MSIIDNRKATHDYFIEERFEAGMVLEGWEVKAIRDGRVQIKEAYVIVRDAEIFVIGMHISPLPTASTHIKPDPVRTRKLLLNAGEISRLIGKSERAGYALVPLDLHYTKGRIKMAIGLGKGKKMFDKRESEKERDWEREKQRLVRDKRA
- the tadA gene encoding tRNA adenosine(34) deaminase TadA; amino-acid sequence: MSFLAEDETFMREALALAREAGSAGEVPVGALVVREGIVVGRGFNQPILRSDPTAHAEVMALRDAGQNLENYRLPGCTLYVTLEPCAMCSGAIFHSRIARVVFGARDPKTGVAGSVTDLFAVGQLNHHAVIEGGLLADDCGGLLSSFFAARRSRTLIA
- the guaB gene encoding IMP dehydrogenase — its product is MRLVRKALTFDDVLLVPAHSTVLPRDVSLATQLTRNIRLNIPLVSAAMDTVTEARLAIALAQEGGIGIVHKNLSARDQAREVAKVKRFESGVLKDPITVPPSMSVREVIAVTRQHRISGLPVVEGKRVVGIVTNRDLRFETQYDQPVSAIMTPRERLVFVKEGASVEEAKILMHKHRLERVLVLNDAGELCGLMTVKDILKSTEHPLAAKDDLGRLLVGAAISVGAGTEERAELLVEAGVDVMIVDTAHGHSQGVLERVNWVKKTFPKVQVIGGNIATGDAARALVDNGADGVKVGIGPGSICTTRIVAGVGVPQITAVDNVASALAGTGVPLIADGGIRFSGDISKAIAAGASCVMLGGLFAGTEEAPGETVLYQGRSYKSYRGMGSLGAMQQGSSDRYFQDNEGNADKLVPEGIEGRVPYKGPVTAVIHQLMGGVRSSMGYVGCASIADMHARAEFVEITSAGMRESHVHDVQITKEAPNYHID
- a CDS encoding DUF6116 family protein translates to MAISRLLSGFLPGALLRYAERLRFPQLFLVMLVLFLLDLVIPDVIPFIDEILLGLATLLLASWRRGGGAPEK